A stretch of Zootoca vivipara chromosome 13, rZooViv1.1, whole genome shotgun sequence DNA encodes these proteins:
- the LOC118077934 gene encoding olfactory receptor 6C4-like: protein MLGNQTKLAEFILLGFRKFYELQTLLFLIFLVIYVVTITGNILTFALIVFDRHLHTPMYFFLGNLSFLEACSSSNIFPQMLLALITGDRRISFTGCFTQWYLFGSLEAAECFLLCAMSYDRYLAICKPLHYATTMKTHTSIHLAAASWFSGFIACLVLLILMLQLSFCGPSEIDHYFCEYFPLLKLSCSDTSVLEITRYILAVIFTFPPFFLTITSYVYIIAAILKIPSAAGRQKAFSTCSSHLIVVSIFYGTLMIAYMIPKSKKNREMQKISSLLYTALSPLVNPFIYSLRNKEVKNSLRNNIRKLVR, encoded by the coding sequence ATGTTGGGAAACCAGACAAAGCTGGCAGAATTTATCCTCCTGGGATTTCGGAAATTCTACGAATTGCAGACACTTCTTTTCCTGATATTTCTGGTAATTTATGTTGTGACCATAACTGGAAATATTCTTACGTTTGCCCTTATTGTCTTTGATCGGCACCTTCATACCCCCATGTACTTTTTCCTGGGGAATCTCTCCTTTCTGGAGGCCTGCTCTAGCTCCAATATATTCCCACAGATGCTTTTGGCTCTCATTACTGGAGACCGAAGGATTTCCTTCACAGGCTGCTTCACACAGTGGTATCTCTTTGGTTCCTTGGAAGCTGCAGAATGCTTTTTACTCTGTGCGATGTCTTATGACAGGTACCTAGCAATCTGTAAACCATTGCATTATGCAACAACTATGAAAACCCACACTTCTATCCATTTAGCAGCTGCATCTTGGTTCAGTGGATTTATAGCTTGCTTGGTATTACTCATTCTGATGCTACAGTTATCATTTTGTGGCCCTAGTGAAATTGATCATTACTTCTGTGAATACTTCCCTCTTCTCAAACTCTCTTGCAGCGACACCAGTGTGTTGGAAATTACACGTTACATTTTGGCTGTCATATTTACATTCCCTCCATTTTTTCTAACTATAACTTCCTACGTATACATTATTGCTGCCATTTTAAAGATCCCCTCTGCCGCTGGGAGGCaaaaggccttttccacctgctcCTCTCACTTGATTGTGGTTTCAATTTTTTATGGCACACTCATGATTGCGTATATGATACCGAAGTCAAAAAAGAACAGAGAGATGCAAAAGATTTCTTCTCTCTTGTACACAGCTCTGTCGCCTCTAGTCAACCCATTTATATACAGCCTAAGGAACAAGGAGGTAAAAAATTCACTGAGGAATAATATTAGGAAACTTGTGAGGTGA
- the LOC118079461 gene encoding olfactory receptor 6N1-like, translating to MEQTTQGKQMNVTEYILLGFGKFGQWQNILFFVFLLIYIAAMIGNVLIAIVVAVDQHLHTPMYFFLGNLSCLETCYISNVMPKMMVGLLTEENVISFSGCFVQFFFFGYLMATECYLLSVMSYDRYLAICKPLHYTTTMNTQMCIQLAVSSWINGLIATLILLSFMLELTYCGPNEIDHYFCDSVPLIKLSCSDTNLVEVVSFVLAFIFTLPPFLLTLTSYIFIITTILKIPSTTGRKKAFSTCSSHLIVVSTFYGTIMIVYMLRKRDTLHDLNKAFSLLYTVLPPVANPLIYSLRNKEVKHAIGKLFWKYCIPPRSWRELLQ from the coding sequence ATGGAACAGACTACACAAGGAAAGCAGATGAATGTTACAGAATATATCCTCTTGGGTTTTGGAAAATTCGGTCAATGGCAAAATATCCTATTTTTTGTTTTCCTATTGATCTATATTGCAGCCATGATTGGGAATGTACTCATTGCAATTGTAGTGGCAGTTGATCAGCATCTACATacacccatgtatttcttcctgggTAACTTGTCGTGCCTAGAGACTTGCTATATATCAAATGTCATGCCCAAAATGATGGTGGGCTTGTTGACTGAGGAAAATGTGATTTCATTCAGTGGCTGTTTTGTACAGTTCTTTTTCTTTGGCTACCTAATGGCAACAGAATGCTATCTTCTCTCAGTAATGTCATATGATAGATATTTAGCAATATGCAAACCACTGCATTACACAACAACTATGAATACGCAAATGTGCATCCAGCTAGCAGTTTCTTCATGGATAAATGGACTTATAGCTACTTTAATACTTTTGAGTTTTATGCTAGAGTTAACATACTGTGGACCCAATGAAATTGATCATTATTTCTGTGATTCTGTCCCACTTATAAAACTTTCATGTAGTGACACCAACCTGGTGGAAGTTGTGAGTTTTGTCCTGGCATTCATATTTACCCTACCACCTTTTCTCCTCACCTTGACATCCTACATATTCATCATAACTACTATCTTGAAAATTCCTTCTACAACTGGGAGGaaaaaagccttttccacttgcTCCTCTCACCTTATTGTGGTTTCTACCTTCTACGGAACCATCATGATAGTGTATATGTTACGAAAGAGAGACACACTCCATGATCTCAACAAAGCCTTCTCTCTCTTGTATACAGTCCTGCCCCCTGTTGCAAATCCTCTTATATACAGCTTGAGAAATAAGGAGGTAAAGCATGCCATAGGGAAATTATTTTGGAAATATTGCATTCCCCCAAGAAGCTGGAGAGAATTGTTACAATGA